A segment of the Acidobacteriota bacterium genome:
GGCGGTTGCGGCGCACGACGTAGGAGATGGCTCGGCCCGAAAGAGTGATCCTGCCCCGAGCGATCATGGAGCCCCCTCCTGGGAGGCCGGGCCAGTGTAGGGTCAGTTTTCTCCCGGCGCAAGACCCCCTTGAGGGGGGAGCCGCAGACAAGCGAAACCGGAAAATAGAGAGCAGGATCAGGCGGTTAAGGTGCAGGGAGACGCGCGGGCGACGTCCCTCGCCGACTCCGGCCCCCCGCCCGTCGGGCCTATTTCGGTTCCTTCTCCCCCCAGAGGCGGGCCAGGTGTACGAAGGTCTCTGTGGCCTTGGCCATCCACTCCAGGCTCACCCACTCCTGGTAGCCGTGGAAGTTGACTCCACCCGCGAAGATGTTGGGCGTCGGCAGGCCCATGAAACAGAGCCGGGCGCCGTCCGTTCCGCCCCGGATAAAGCCCAGTTTCGGCTGGAGTCCGGCCCGCCGGACGGCCTCCTCGGCCAGCCCGACGACCTCGGGGAACCGGTCCAGGACCACCTTCATGTTCCGGTAGGATTCCTGGACGTTCACCTCCACCCGGCATCCGGGAAAGGCCTCTTCCGTCTCGCGGGCCAGCCGCCGAAGATCCTCCTCCCGCTCCTCCAGGTCTCGAACTTCGAAGCCCCGGACGAGCAACTTGATCTCGAGCCGGCCCACCTCCCCTCCGATCACGTAGGGGTGCAGATACGATTCCCTCAATTCCGTGGTCTCGGGCAGGTGGTCCGGGGGCAGGCGGTCGATGAGCCAGGAGGCGGCTCTCAGGGCGTTGACCATCCGGTTCTTGGCCATGCCGGGATGGACGTCGATGCCCGTGACCGTGACCGTGGCGGAGTCGGCGCAAAAGGTCTCCACCTCCACCTCGCCCAGGATCGAGCCGTCGAAGGTGTAAGCCGCCTCCGCGCCGAAGCGCTTCACGTCGAAGTACTTGGTCCCGTTTCCGGTTTCCTCGTCGGGGGTGAACCCCACGCGGATCGGCCCATGGAGGATCTCCGGGTGGCGCCTGAGGCAGTCGATGCCCGTCAGAATCTCCGCGATACCGGCCTTGTCGTCCGCGCCGAGGAGCGTGGTCCCGTCGGAGGTGATGATCGTGTCGCCCACGCACCGCTGCAGGAGAGGGTTCTTGGAGGCCAGGATGGTCCGGGACGGGTCGCCCTTCAGGACGATGTCCCCCCCGTCGTAGTCGGGGAGAATCTGGGGAACCACCCCGTCGCCCGGGGTGGCGGGGTAGGTGTCCACGTGGGCCAGGAAACCGACCACGGGGGCCGTCCGGCCTTCGGGCAGGTTCCCTGGGAAGGTCCCGAACAGGTACCCGTTGGCGTCCAGTTCCACGTCCTGGAGCCCCAGGTCCAGCAGTTCCCTCTGGAGGAGGCGGAGAAGGTCCCACTGGCCGGGCGTGGAGGGGTAGGTTTCGCTGGTCTCGCTGGACCGGGTGTCGATCCGAACGTACCGGAGGAATCGCTCCAGGAGGTCCTTCTTTTCCGCTTCGCCCAGCCTGAATGACATCGGATCGCTCATGCCCTAGACCCCTTGCATCGTCTGGTGTTCGCTAGAGCCGGACGCCCCGGGGGATGCGCGCCGTACTCTCCCTTGTTGGTCGAGAATGTCCCCCCGGGTTCCACCGCCGCCCGCCGGCCCGGCCATCGGGACGGCGGGAGGGCATGGACCTACCGGTAGCTCTGAAGCGTCTTCATGTAGTTGGCGCGTTCGAAGGCCGTGGGCTCGGGGCAGCACTTCTGGCTCAGGCTGCCGATCATCTGACGGACGGAGACGTACTCCTTTTCCTCCATCCAACCCCGGAGGCCCTTCAGGACTTCCGCCGCCCGGTCCACTCCGTGGAGCAGGAGGGCCGAGGCCATCATGGTCACGTTGGCGCCCGCCATGAGCATCTTGACCACGTCCTCGGTCCGGTGGATGCCGCTCGTGGCCGCCAGATCCGCCCGGATCCGGCCGTGGAGGATGGCGATCCACCGGAGGGGCAGCCGCATCTCCTGGGGCGTCGAGAGAACCAGGTTGGGCTTGACCTCGAGTTCGTCGAGGTCGATGTCGGGCTGGTAAAAACGGTTGAAGAGGACGAGCGCGTCGGCGCCGGCCTCGTCGAGCTGCTTGGCCATGTGGGCCATGTTGCTGAAATAGGGGTTCAGCTTGACGGCCACAGGGATGGTCACGGCGGATTTGACGGCTCGCACGTCCTCCAGGTACATGCGTTCCACATCCACGCCCGGGAGGTTCGGGTCCGTGGGAATGTAGTAGACGTTCAGCTCCAGGGCGTCCGCCCCCGCCTCCTGGATCTTCTTCGCGTACCCCATCCAGCCGCCCACGGAAACGCCGTTCAGGCTGGCGATGACGGGGATGGACAGGGAGGCCTTGGCCTTGCGGATGTGTTCCAGGTACTCCTCCGGGCCGTGGATGAAATCGGTGCTCGGAGGGAAATAGGAGGTGGCCTCGGCGAAACTCTCGGACCCGTACGTGAGGAAATGGTCCAGCCCCTCGCTCTCCTGCCGGATCTGTTCTTCGAAGAGGGACTCGAGGACCACGGCGGCCAGGCCCTTCTCCTCCATGTGTTTGAGCGTGTCGAGGTCCGACGTGAGGGGGCTCGCGGAGGCCACGAGCGGGTTCTTCAGGTTCAATCCAATGTAGGTGGTCGAAAGGTCCATGACGTACCCCTTCTCGTTCTGCTGGGCGGCGCCCCGCGGCGCCGCCTCCGCGCTCAGGATTCCTTCGGCTCCGCCGCGGGGACCGCCCCGGCCGCGAAAGCCATGGAGGCCATCTGCTCGTACACGCGCCAGCGCTGCTTGATTTCGGCGTCGCCGATTTCCAGGAGCCGCTTGGCGCTCTCCGGGTGGCTCTTCGTGAGCATTCTAAACCGGGTCTCCTTCAGGGCGTAGTCCGCGAAGGAGAGCTTGGGCGCCTTCGAATCGAGCTTGAGGGGGTTCTTGCCTTCGGCGGCCAGGTCCGGGTTGTAGCGGAAGAGCGGCCATGCGCCGCACTCCACCGCCTCCTTCTGGTGGGCCATGCCCTCCATGAGGTCGAAGCCGTGGGCGATGCAGTGGCTGTACGCGATGATGAGGGAGGGGCCGTCGTAGGCCTCGGCTTCCAGGAAGGCCTTGACCGTCTGGGCGTCGCTGGCCCCCATGGCCACCCGGGCCACATAGATGTTCCCGTAGGACATGGCGATCAGGCCCAGGTCCTTTTTCGGCAGGGGTTTTCCGGCCGCGGCGAATTTGGCCACGGCGGCCATGGGCGTGGCCTTGGAGCATTGGCCGCCGGTGTTGGAGTAGACCTCCGTGTCGAGGACGAGGACGTTCACGTTGCGGCCGGAGGCCAGGACGTGGTCCAGCCCGCCGTACCCGATGTCGTAAGCCCAACCGTCGCCTCCCACGACCCAGACGCTCTTCTTGACGAGGGCGTCGGCGACGGAGAGGAGGTTCGGGGCCTCGGGGTGGGACGAGGAGGCCAGCTTTTCCTTGAGCTCGGCCACCCGGCGCCGCTGGTCGGCGATCCCCGCCTCATCGGTCTGTCGCGCGTTGAGGAGGCCGTCCACGAGAGCGTCGCCCAGCTCCGGCCGCATCCGCCCGAGGATCTCGCGGGCGTACTCGCTGTGCTTGTCCAGGGTGAGGCGGAAGCCGTAGCCGAACTCCGCGTTGTCCTCAAAGAGGGAGTTGGACCAGGCCGGACCGCGCCCGTCGCGGTTC
Coding sequences within it:
- the pepT gene encoding peptidase T produces the protein MSDPMSFRLGEAEKKDLLERFLRYVRIDTRSSETSETYPSTPGQWDLLRLLQRELLDLGLQDVELDANGYLFGTFPGNLPEGRTAPVVGFLAHVDTYPATPGDGVVPQILPDYDGGDIVLKGDPSRTILASKNPLLQRCVGDTIITSDGTTLLGADDKAGIAEILTGIDCLRRHPEILHGPIRVGFTPDEETGNGTKYFDVKRFGAEAAYTFDGSILGEVEVETFCADSATVTVTGIDVHPGMAKNRMVNALRAASWLIDRLPPDHLPETTELRESYLHPYVIGGEVGRLEIKLLVRGFEVRDLEEREEDLRRLARETEEAFPGCRVEVNVQESYRNMKVVLDRFPEVVGLAEEAVRRAGLQPKLGFIRGGTDGARLCFMGLPTPNIFAGGVNFHGYQEWVSLEWMAKATETFVHLARLWGEKEPK
- a CDS encoding dihydroorotate dehydrogenase-like protein; translation: MDLSTTYIGLNLKNPLVASASPLTSDLDTLKHMEEKGLAAVVLESLFEEQIRQESEGLDHFLTYGSESFAEATSYFPPSTDFIHGPEEYLEHIRKAKASLSIPVIASLNGVSVGGWMGYAKKIQEAGADALELNVYYIPTDPNLPGVDVERMYLEDVRAVKSAVTIPVAVKLNPYFSNMAHMAKQLDEAGADALVLFNRFYQPDIDLDELEVKPNLVLSTPQEMRLPLRWIAILHGRIRADLAATSGIHRTEDVVKMLMAGANVTMMASALLLHGVDRAAEVLKGLRGWMEEKEYVSVRQMIGSLSQKCCPEPTAFERANYMKTLQSYR